In Desulfopila inferna, a single window of DNA contains:
- a CDS encoding 2-oxoacid:acceptor oxidoreductase family protein, whose amino-acid sequence INFPGVTQPNILVCLTQEAYNSFSPIIRPGGTLLTDSRYVQQAKKVDAKQLELPMYEQVMEQIGKPIVFNICVLGALIGLTGLIRPASLLATIKDRVPPGFIDMNTKAFELGMDMGAEYSMR is encoded by the coding sequence GATTAATTTCCCCGGGGTCACTCAGCCCAATATTCTGGTGTGCCTGACCCAGGAGGCCTACAACTCCTTTTCGCCGATCATCAGGCCGGGCGGCACCCTGCTCACCGACTCCCGCTACGTGCAGCAGGCCAAAAAGGTCGACGCCAAGCAGCTCGAGCTGCCGATGTACGAGCAGGTCATGGAGCAGATCGGCAAGCCGATTGTCTTCAATATCTGCGTACTCGGGGCTCTGATCGGCCTGACCGGTCTGATCAGGCCGGCATCCCTGCTGGCCACCATCAAGGATCGGGTACCTCCGGGCTTTATCGACATGAATACCAAGGCCTTTGAACTGGGCATGGATATGGGTGCCGAATATTCGATGCGCTGA